CTCATCCTGTCGGTGACGACACCGACACCGTCGAAGTCGGACACGATGTCGCCGTCCATCGAACGGTCGTCGAAGAAGAGCTGGTAGCGCAGACCGGAACAGCCACCCGGCTGCACGGCCACGCGCAGCTGCAGGCCCTCTTCACCCTGCTGCTCAAGCAGGCTCTTGACCTTGGCCGCGGCCGCGTCGGTCAGGATCAGGCCCTGCGTCGTGGTCTCGCTGCTCTCAACCGTCATGTGCTGACTCCCGCGTCTGGATCAGCCGCAGTGTCACGGCTGTCTGTTTCTGACGTCCTACTCAGACGCTACCAACACCCGGGGACCTCCATGCATTCCGCTGCCGTCAGGTTGTCGGCAAGGGCCCGGAATAAATCCCCCCAAGCCGTGTGTCATCATTAGTCGTCACTTAGACGATAAGGGGGTACGGCCATGGCCACCCAGACAG
This window of the Nonomuraea africana genome carries:
- the erpA gene encoding iron-sulfur cluster insertion protein ErpA; this translates as MTVESSETTTQGLILTDAAAAKVKSLLEQQGEEGLQLRVAVQPGGCSGLRYQLFFDDRSMDGDIVSDFDGVGVVTDRMSAPYLIGATIDFVDTIEKQGFTIDNPNATGSCACGDSFN